A window of the Acidovorax sp. YS12 genome harbors these coding sequences:
- a CDS encoding patatin-like phospholipase family protein, translating to MDKPPPNDSSDLIADRRRKLVKGKAAIAAQLPTDGSDVWGLALSGGGIRSATFSLGLLRGLAQQKLLNRFDVLSTVSGGGYVGSALGRLYVREQQSQAAQSQPSSAAPAPPVADRVEAAMAHVERTWFGWWLRSNGRYLAPAGFTDRLFAITICLRNLLALHFEFGLLAVLAGCLLAAVDLGVWQGIAANGYPLGTVTPLLKPWLPTAWLLLPVVLLFALHWVFAYWDTQWVAKRFGRYFAWKAALCVALLAAALTICGLAAPSAGQGTVTLFRLLPGVAFVVVLLLATSALDAWCTWRGLVRQARDAPVDDVLAEMRNQLTSRLMWCLGIGALILALGVAERLAWLLAFESRIFQTLDLGIVLAVLAGAAQAVVTSLGKRKTQEQQRAEQSSPLALYLLQGVGYLFTAALFVCWVSLVLKISFGPVFPDLGKPGGVPQPLHFGAGWLALLCVFVPPALYVVATGSNLGFLNLSSLHTFYKARLVRTWFGATNPERFRDRGVASALQTIHANELTTSKVENVGKVAAGDDILLKDYAPHLAGGPVHIINTCVNQTADPKGRLFNRDRKGLLLSVRSGGASRLSQEGWRDEFKGIGKLSVGGWAAISGAAAAPGLGYRTQRGLAALLTFAGVRLGYWLSQYERAGERPSIYTLLARAKEKPRALLREMSATFSAGATDDWFLSDGGHFENTAVYALLLERASVIVLADCGADPGYSFEDVENLVRKARIDLGVTITFRQPRDLSSVPPTVPFSLFNAWRKSRRYFGSLQELAQDGGSACLALATVDYPDVASQAPGILVLVKPNTCTSVALDVANYKRQHPRFPQESTGDQFFSENQWESYFSLGTDLGKHLSHDLLAPLRTHLDAVFDLGGSGPASLLPATPSAATDDQPAAAPASRSIWGPQAGAVGATLGAGAVISVAIAAWQSFDAYRTDQAERTAGERAAMANISDLWGGLSSTAASSDPSGAANKLAAALLRAGDAYCVKGEAGWPMKSELGRHIVGEAVRACEALKSGMGSACQALAEARHGLGSMPAESCFRETPAPSRVVYWGYDYSAKERSQGTPGE from the coding sequence ATGGATAAGCCTCCACCGAATGACTCAAGCGACCTGATTGCCGACCGAAGGCGAAAGCTTGTCAAAGGCAAGGCGGCGATTGCCGCGCAACTCCCCACCGATGGCAGCGATGTCTGGGGTCTGGCGCTTTCCGGGGGCGGCATCCGCAGTGCGACTTTCAGCCTGGGCTTGCTGCGCGGGCTGGCGCAACAGAAACTGCTCAACCGCTTCGACGTGCTGTCAACCGTTTCGGGCGGAGGCTATGTCGGCAGCGCGCTCGGCCGGCTCTATGTGCGCGAGCAACAGAGCCAGGCCGCGCAATCGCAGCCGTCCTCTGCGGCGCCCGCGCCTCCGGTGGCCGACCGGGTGGAAGCGGCGATGGCCCATGTCGAACGCACCTGGTTCGGCTGGTGGCTGAGATCCAACGGACGTTACCTGGCGCCCGCTGGATTCACCGACCGGCTGTTCGCCATCACCATCTGCCTGCGCAACCTCCTGGCATTGCACTTCGAGTTCGGACTCCTGGCCGTGCTGGCCGGATGCCTGTTGGCCGCCGTGGATCTCGGTGTATGGCAGGGCATTGCGGCAAACGGTTATCCGCTCGGCACGGTCACGCCACTTCTGAAACCGTGGCTTCCTACGGCATGGCTGCTGCTTCCGGTTGTCTTGCTGTTCGCGCTGCACTGGGTGTTCGCCTACTGGGACACCCAGTGGGTTGCCAAGCGGTTTGGCCGGTACTTTGCCTGGAAAGCGGCTTTGTGCGTGGCGCTGCTGGCTGCGGCGCTGACCATCTGCGGCCTGGCCGCTCCATCCGCAGGGCAGGGGACCGTGACCCTTTTCCGCCTTCTGCCTGGCGTGGCGTTCGTGGTCGTTCTGCTCTTGGCCACTTCTGCGCTGGATGCCTGGTGCACCTGGCGCGGTTTGGTAAGGCAAGCCCGTGACGCGCCGGTGGATGATGTCTTGGCGGAGATGCGCAACCAATTGACCTCGCGGCTGATGTGGTGCCTCGGAATCGGCGCACTCATTCTGGCGCTGGGCGTTGCCGAGCGTCTGGCATGGCTGCTGGCATTCGAGTCGAGAATTTTCCAGACGCTTGACCTCGGCATCGTGCTGGCCGTTTTGGCTGGCGCCGCGCAGGCCGTGGTGACAAGCCTTGGCAAGCGCAAGACCCAGGAGCAGCAGCGCGCGGAGCAGTCCAGCCCCCTCGCGCTCTATCTTCTGCAAGGGGTCGGCTATCTGTTCACGGCGGCGCTTTTTGTCTGCTGGGTGTCGCTGGTGCTGAAAATCAGCTTCGGCCCGGTGTTTCCAGACCTTGGCAAGCCCGGTGGCGTACCGCAGCCGCTGCACTTCGGCGCGGGCTGGCTGGCCTTGCTCTGCGTCTTTGTCCCGCCTGCACTCTATGTCGTGGCCACGGGATCGAACCTGGGGTTTCTGAACCTGTCTTCCCTGCACACCTTCTACAAGGCACGGCTGGTTCGCACTTGGTTCGGCGCGACCAACCCGGAGCGGTTCCGGGACCGTGGCGTCGCTTCGGCCCTTCAAACCATCCATGCGAACGAACTCACCACGAGCAAGGTGGAGAATGTCGGCAAGGTCGCCGCAGGGGATGACATCCTGCTCAAGGACTACGCGCCGCACCTCGCCGGCGGCCCCGTCCACATCATCAACACCTGCGTGAACCAGACGGCGGACCCCAAGGGCAGGCTGTTCAACCGTGACCGCAAGGGCTTGCTCCTGAGCGTGCGTTCCGGCGGCGCTTCACGGCTCAGCCAAGAGGGCTGGAGAGATGAGTTCAAGGGGATTGGCAAGCTCAGCGTCGGCGGATGGGCCGCCATCTCCGGCGCTGCGGCGGCACCGGGCCTGGGTTACCGCACCCAGCGGGGATTGGCGGCGCTGCTCACCTTTGCGGGGGTGCGGCTGGGATACTGGCTGTCGCAATACGAGCGGGCAGGAGAACGCCCCTCCATCTACACCCTATTGGCCAGGGCGAAAGAGAAGCCGCGTGCGCTGCTCCGGGAAATGTCCGCGACATTCAGCGCGGGCGCCACGGACGACTGGTTCCTCAGCGACGGCGGGCACTTCGAGAACACCGCTGTGTACGCGCTGCTTCTCGAACGTGCCAGCGTGATCGTTCTCGCAGACTGCGGAGCCGATCCCGGCTATTCGTTCGAGGATGTGGAAAACCTGGTGCGCAAGGCGCGCATCGACCTGGGCGTCACCATCACCTTTCGCCAGCCGCGCGACCTGTCGTCTGTTCCGCCGACGGTGCCTTTCAGCCTTTTCAATGCCTGGCGCAAAAGTCGCAGGTACTTCGGTTCGCTGCAGGAGCTTGCGCAGGACGGCGGCAGCGCCTGCCTGGCGCTCGCCACGGTCGACTATCCAGACGTGGCCTCGCAGGCGCCGGGGATTCTCGTTCTGGTCAAGCCCAATACCTGCACATCGGTGGCGCTGGATGTGGCGAACTACAAGCGCCAGCACCCGCGGTTTCCACAGGAATCCACGGGCGATCAATTCTTCAGCGAAAACCAGTGGGAGTCCTATTTCTCATTGGGCACCGACCTTGGCAAGCACCTTTCCCATGATTTGCTGGCCCCATTGCGGACGCACCTCGATGCGGTATTCGACCTGGGCGGCAGTGGGCCGGCCTCTCTTTTGCCCGCCACGCCCAGCGCGGCCACGGACGACCAGCCCGCGGCGGCCCCGGCGTCAAGAAGTATCTGGGGGCCGCAGGCAGGCGCCGTCGGCGCGACCCTGGGTGCGGGCGCGGTCATCTCGGTCGCCATTGCTGCCTGGCAGTCTTTCGATGCATACCGCACGGACCAGGCCGAGCGCACCGCTGGCGAGCGCGCCGCCATGGCGAATATTTCCGATCTCTGGGGAGGCCTGTCGTCCACGGCGGCTTCCAGTGACCCGTCGGGGGCCGCGAACAAGCTCGCGGCCGCCTTGCTGCGCGCCGGCGATGCCTATTGCGTGAAAGGCGAGGCAGGCTGGCCCATGAAGTCGGAACTGGGCCGGCATATCGTTGGCGAAGCCGTCCGGGCGTGCGAAGCGCTGAAATCCGGCATGGGATCGGCGTGCCAGGCATTGGCCGAGGCGCGACACGGACTCGGCTCCATGCCAGCGGAATCCTGCTTCAGGGAAACGCCTGCGCCATCGCGAGTGGTCTATTGGGGGTATGACTACAGCGCCAAGGAGAGGTCTCAGGGCACACCCGGAGAGTGA
- a CDS encoding acyltransferase, protein MRQPHAGNPWRQLPPLPRSRCRSCAAAPPGHPSHDVFRRCQVLAEVPQSPPPGRIGLPYNPALDGLRAVAIVLVLLSHAHAPMFEGAFYGVDIFFVLSGYLITSLLLQELQGTGRIDYLRFFRRRFLRLMPALLLFLAVYCLVAPLLWPGLDDMYADALVAVLYLADYGIAFFDQPDKLLHMWSLSVEEHFYLLWPPLLALLVRRVPPGKVWRPVLLLCVLAWAWRVLWVEQGQQFYEVFFRFDTRASGLLMGSLLACLLREQPAWFGALRQRMAHGMWLVFAVPLLMAHSWDNMDAMVWGITVVEGGTLMALLAVQREHTLLHEMLRAPALVWVGRLSYGVYLWHYPVVRYLRTDLHWSLTVALGLAISLALAALSFYTVERWALRWRDARPAPRTPPRQRPAGPPALSFR, encoded by the coding sequence ATGCGCCAGCCGCATGCCGGAAACCCCTGGCGGCAGTTGCCGCCACTCCCCCGCTCCCGGTGTCGTTCCTGCGCTGCAGCGCCGCCCGGGCATCCATCCCACGATGTTTTCAGGAGGTGCCAGGTTTTGGCCGAGGTTCCACAGTCCCCTCCCCCGGGCCGCATCGGGCTGCCCTACAACCCCGCACTGGACGGGCTGCGCGCCGTCGCCATCGTGCTGGTGCTGCTGTCGCACGCCCATGCGCCGATGTTCGAGGGCGCCTTCTACGGCGTGGACATCTTCTTCGTGCTCAGCGGCTACCTCATCACCTCGCTGCTGCTGCAGGAGCTGCAGGGCACGGGCCGCATCGACTACCTGCGCTTCTTCCGCCGCCGCTTCCTGCGCCTGATGCCGGCGCTGCTGCTGTTCCTGGCCGTGTACTGCCTGGTGGCGCCGCTGCTGTGGCCCGGCCTGGACGACATGTACGCCGACGCGCTGGTGGCCGTGCTCTACCTGGCCGACTACGGCATCGCCTTCTTCGACCAGCCCGACAAGCTGCTGCACATGTGGTCGCTGTCAGTAGAGGAGCATTTCTACCTGCTGTGGCCGCCGCTGCTGGCGCTGCTGGTGCGCCGCGTGCCCCCGGGCAAGGTCTGGCGCCCCGTGCTGCTGCTGTGCGTGCTGGCCTGGGCCTGGCGCGTGCTGTGGGTGGAACAGGGCCAGCAGTTCTACGAGGTGTTCTTCCGCTTCGACACGCGCGCCTCGGGCCTGCTCATGGGCAGCCTGCTGGCCTGCCTGCTGCGCGAGCAGCCCGCCTGGTTCGGCGCGCTGCGCCAGCGCATGGCGCACGGCATGTGGCTGGTGTTCGCGGTGCCGCTGCTCATGGCCCACTCGTGGGACAACATGGACGCCATGGTCTGGGGCATCACCGTGGTGGAAGGCGGCACGCTGATGGCGCTGCTGGCCGTGCAGCGCGAGCACACGCTGCTGCACGAGATGCTGCGCGCCCCGGCGCTGGTGTGGGTGGGCAGGCTCTCCTACGGCGTCTACCTGTGGCACTACCCGGTGGTGCGCTACCTGCGCACCGACCTGCACTGGTCGCTCACCGTGGCGCTGGGCTTGGCGATTTCGCTGGCGCTGGCGGCGCTGTCGTTCTACACCGTGGAGCGCTGGGCCCTGCGCTGGCGCGACGCGCGGCCGGCCCCGCGCACGCCGCCGCGCCAGCGCCCCGCCGGCCCGCCTGCGCTCTCTTTTCGATAG
- the argA gene encoding amino-acid N-acetyltransferase → MSAVFNFTFVPWFRSVAPYIHKFRHQTFVIGLPGEAIAAGKLPVIAQDLAMIQAMGVKIVLVHGFRPQVNEQLAAKGHEERYSHGMRITDSVALDCAQEAAGQLRYEIEAAFSQGLPNTPMAGSTVRVISGNFITARPVGILDGVDFQHTGVVRKVDVAGIQRGLDMDALVLISPFGFSPTGEAFNLAMEEVATSVATALKADKLLFMAEVPGIRMRPEEPPGEDNPIDTELPLAQARRMLASVPDSHKPTDTAFYLRHCVKACEGGVERSHIIPFAVDGALLLEIYVHDGIGTMVVDEKLEELREATADDVAGILQLIEPFEKDGTLVKRDRTEIERDIANYTIIEHDGVLFGCAALYPYPEARTGEMAAVTVSPHSQGTGDGEKLLKRIEQRARNQGLQSLFVLTTRTMHWFLKRGFAPVDPNWLPEARKRKYNWDRKSQVLVKRL, encoded by the coding sequence ATGTCCGCCGTCTTCAACTTCACCTTCGTCCCCTGGTTCCGCTCGGTCGCGCCGTACATCCACAAGTTCCGCCACCAGACCTTCGTCATCGGGCTGCCGGGCGAGGCCATCGCCGCGGGCAAGCTGCCGGTCATCGCGCAGGACCTGGCCATGATCCAGGCCATGGGCGTGAAGATCGTGCTGGTGCACGGCTTCCGGCCCCAGGTGAACGAGCAGCTCGCCGCCAAGGGGCACGAGGAGCGCTACTCGCACGGCATGCGCATCACCGACTCGGTGGCGCTGGACTGCGCCCAGGAGGCCGCGGGCCAGTTGCGCTACGAGATCGAGGCGGCCTTCAGCCAGGGCCTGCCCAACACGCCCATGGCGGGCTCCACGGTGCGCGTGATCTCGGGCAACTTCATCACCGCGCGGCCGGTGGGCATCCTCGACGGCGTGGACTTCCAGCACACCGGCGTGGTGCGCAAGGTGGACGTGGCGGGCATCCAGCGTGGCCTGGACATGGATGCGCTGGTGCTGATCTCGCCCTTCGGCTTCTCGCCCACCGGCGAGGCCTTCAACCTGGCCATGGAGGAAGTCGCCACCTCGGTGGCCACGGCACTCAAGGCCGACAAGCTGCTGTTCATGGCCGAGGTGCCCGGCATCCGCATGCGCCCCGAGGAGCCGCCCGGCGAGGACAACCCCATCGACACCGAGCTGCCGCTGGCCCAGGCGCGCCGCATGCTGGCCAGCGTGCCCGACAGCCACAAGCCCACGGACACGGCCTTCTACCTGCGCCACTGCGTCAAGGCGTGCGAGGGCGGTGTGGAGCGCAGCCACATCATCCCGTTCGCCGTGGACGGCGCGCTGCTGCTGGAGATCTACGTGCACGACGGCATCGGCACCATGGTGGTCGATGAGAAGCTGGAGGAGCTGCGCGAGGCCACGGCCGACGACGTGGCGGGCATCCTGCAGCTGATCGAGCCGTTCGAGAAGGACGGCACGCTGGTCAAGCGCGACCGCACCGAGATCGAGCGCGACATCGCCAACTACACCATCATCGAGCACGACGGCGTGCTCTTCGGCTGCGCGGCGCTCTACCCCTACCCCGAGGCGCGCACGGGCGAGATGGCGGCCGTGACGGTCTCGCCGCACAGCCAGGGCACGGGCGACGGCGAGAAGCTGCTCAAGCGCATCGAGCAGCGCGCGCGCAACCAGGGGCTGCAAAGCCTGTTCGTGCTCACCACGCGCACCATGCACTGGTTCCTCAAGCGCGGCTTCGCCCCCGTCGATCCCAACTGGCTGCCCGAGGCGCGCAAGCGCAAGTACAACTGGGACCGCAAGAGCCAGGTGCTGGTGAAGCGGCTCTGA
- a CDS encoding helix-turn-helix transcriptional regulator, with amino-acid sequence MNSAFPSLTNISSTPAELESWLGEQLRAERLRKNVTMADLALRAGVSDQTIRALETGRGGRVESLIRVVVALGRADWLASLRPPVKISPLQIAQGKPRRQRGSRSVLAPLQSKDR; translated from the coding sequence ATGAACTCTGCATTTCCATCCCTTACGAATATCAGCTCGACACCTGCCGAGCTCGAATCCTGGCTGGGCGAGCAACTGCGGGCGGAGCGGTTGCGCAAGAACGTCACGATGGCGGATCTGGCCCTCCGGGCCGGGGTTTCCGACCAGACCATCCGCGCCCTCGAGACCGGGCGCGGCGGGCGCGTGGAGTCGCTCATCCGGGTGGTCGTCGCCCTCGGGCGTGCGGACTGGCTGGCCAGCCTGCGCCCGCCCGTGAAGATCAGCCCCCTGCAAATCGCCCAAGGCAAGCCCCGGCGCCAGCGCGGCAGCCGCAGCGTGCTGGCGCCCCTCCAGTCCAAGGACCGGTAG